The genomic region ATTAGGTATGGGTTTCGCTGGGAGTTTCCATTGCTTGGGAATGTGTGGGCCTATAGCTTTAGCGATTCAAGGAGGGAAATCTCAAGGTCCTCAACAGGTCTTTGATCGATTATTATATAATTTTGGACGAGCGACTACTTACACTTTATTAGGTGGGTTTGCAGGTTTATTAGGACAAGGACTCTCTTGGTTAGTTGGGTATCAGGTGTATTTAACAGCTTTTCTTGGAGTAATGATGTTGGCCTTTGGGATATTTGCTGTAAACCCTGATAAGTTATTGAGCTTTATTCCTTTCTTAGGAGGGTGGTTTCAATTTGTAAGGAAACAGCTCGGTAAATTCCTTAGAAATGCAAAGTGGTATAACTTCTTTTCCATTGGAATAATGAACGGTTTCTTGCCTTGTGGATTGGTATATATGGCTATGATAGCAGCATTGTCTACAAGCAGCATTTCTGAAGGTATGAGTTATATGTTTATGTTTGGCTTAGGAACTATACCTATGATGTTTGCTGTTGCAGTTGCTGGTCAGTTTATCGAAACAAAAGTCAGAAATCAGGTACGTCGTATTTATCCAGTGCTGTTTTTAGCAATGGGAGGTTTACTACTATTGAGAGCATATAATATTCACCAATCTTCTCAACAAATGGCGGATAAGCCAATGGAAGAGGTAGAAATGAAGTGTCACTAACCTTCTTTTGATTTATCATTTTTTTAAAGGAAAGACTATAAGAAATTCCTAAAAAAATTGTATATTTATTAGAAGTAATAAATGATTATATTCTTAATAGACCTAAGCGGATTTACCGCATACTAACCATAAATTTATCTTTTCGTAATGCCAAAACACGAGATCAAAACTTGCCAGCGTTGTCAAAAAAACTTCGAATGTAAGGTAGGGAATATCACTCAATGCCAATGTTACGAAGTAAAAATGACTTACGAAGAAACGCAACGTATGCATCAAGAGTATGAAGAATGCTTATGTGCAGCATGTATGTTGGAATTACAAATCCAGTATAGAAAAGAAGAATTAGTTGATAAGTAAAAACCGAAACTTTATATATCTACCAAGCCATAGGAATCTTTATTCTTATGGCTTTTTCATTTTTTTTGAATTTTTTTTCGATTGTATAATCCCTAGTTTTCTTATGGAGAAAGTAGATAAGAAATAGGATTGACAAGTCATAGAATAGTTAAATACGACCATTTAGAGTTATTATTTGTTTGAACATTTTTTAAATTTTGAATTATTGGATTATATCAATACCGTTGCTTTACGATTACTCCTTGCTGGATAACAGGTAGTTGTTTTTATGAAATAACCTTCAATATATTTGTGCAGCTATTAATTGTTTGATCAATCTAATTACTAACACTTAAATAAGCCTCACGACAGGCACAAATCCAATTCAATAATTTAACTACAGAATGAAAACTCAACTACTCTCGGTGATTCTTATTGGAATCATCACGGTAAGCTCTTACGCACAAGAACTTATCTCTTTCGATCAGTCCAATGGTCGAAAAACAATCTCCCTTCAACAAACAGAAAATGTATTACGACAGAAACTACAACTCAAAACCGCTACTAGTTTTCGACAAGTTGATACTAAAGTTGATGCCCTTGGTATAAGTCACAGACGTTTTCAAGAATTCTATCAGAATGTAAAAGTAGAGTATGGAGGATATACTCTAAATTTTAAAGGAGAAAAGCCACTTTCTATCGTTCATCATGTAACTTCAATTGCCTTGGAGACTATTGAGCCTTCTATTTCTGAAGAGGAAGCTTTGTCGCTTGCAATTAAAAATGTTGGAGCTTCAAAATACATGTGGCAAATGCCAAATCAGGAACAAATGGCAAAGAAAATGACCAATGGAAAATTGGCAACCTTTTATCCAAAAGGAGAGCTTGTGATTGTTCCAAATTATGAAGCTACAGATAGAGAAACCCGCTTAAAACCTGTTCTAGCATACAAGTTTGACATTTATGCTGAGGAGCCAGTAAGTAGATCTTACATTTATGTGGATGTGAAAACTGGAGATATTGTACATATCAATCCAATAATTAAACATGCAGAGGCGAATGGATCATTGTCTACAAGATACTCAGGGTCAAGAGCATCAAAAACAGATTCATATAACGGAAGCTACCGATTAAGAGATTACACAAGAGGTAATGGTATCGAAACTTACGATATGAACACAGGTACTAATTACAATAGTGCTGTAGATTTTACAGACAATGATAATAATTGGTCATCAAGCGAATGGAACAATAGCCAAAAAGACAATGCAGCATTGGATGCTCATTGGGGGGCACAGATGACTTACGATTACTTTATTGCATCACATAATAGAAATAGTTGGGATGGTAATGGGGCAACCATAAAAAGTTATGTTCACTATGATAAAGCTTATGACAATGCATTTTGGAATGGATCGGTAATGACTTATGGAGATGGTAGTGATACATATTTTGATGCACTGACTTCTTTGGATGTTGCTGCCCATGAAATTGGACATGCGATCTGTGAAACAACAGCAAATCTAGTCTATCAAAGAGAATCGGGAGCTTTGAACGAAGGTTTTTCCGACATTTGGGCCGCTTGTGTTGAACAATATGCAGCTCCAGAAAAAGATATTTGGTTAATCGGAGAGGATATTGAACGAAGATCAACGAGTCAAGCTTTACGATCTATGAGTGATCCTAACAGCGAAGGACAACCGGATACTTATGGTGGATCTTATTGGAAGAATCCAAATTGTGGCACTCCAACTCAGAGTAATGATTATTGTGGAGTACATACAAATAGTGGTGTACTAAACCATTGGTTTTATATTCTTACCGTAGGAAAAACGGGATCTAATGATATCGGAAGTAGTTATTCTGTATCTGCTATAGGTATCGAAAAAGCAGCAAAAATAGCTTATAGAACAGAAGCTGTTTATCTATCTTCTACTTCCACATTTGCAGATGCAAGAACTTTTTCGATCCAATCTGCTATTGATTTATATGGGTCGGGTTCAAACGAAGTGGTTCAAACCACAAATGCTTGGTATGCTGTTGGAGTAGGTAGCGAGTACGGAACAATCGCATATTGTGCTTCAAAAGGTAATGATGCATCTTATGAGTGGATTGCCAATGTAACAGTGGCCGATCTTGTGAATACTACTGGTACAAATGGTGGATATAATGACTTTTCGTCGTCTAAATCGGTATCATTGGCAGCAGGTAATTCCTATAATGTTTCGTTATCTCCAGGATTTTCGAATTCATCTTATGATGAGTATTGGAAAATATGGATAGATTTTAACGAAGACGGAGACTTTGAAGATGCCAATGAACTTGTTTTTGATGCCGGAAGTTTAAGTTCAACAACTGTAACAGGAAGTATTACAATTCCTGCTTCAGTAGGACCAGCATCAACAAAAATGAGAGTATCGATGAAGTACAACGCAAGTCAGACTGTTTGTGAAACATTTGATTATGGTGAAGTAGAAGATTATGCGGTGGAAATCACAACCGGTTCTCCATTAGTTTGTGATGTACCTTCTAATGTATCGGTAAATAATACTACTTCTACAACAACAGATATTTCATGGTCTGCAGTATCAGCAGCGAATGATTATACATTAAGAATAAGAGAAAGTGGTGGAACTTGGAGTCAATATACTGCAACAAGTGAAACAGCTACATTAACTGGACTATCAGCGTCAACTAATTATGAGGTACAAGTTTCTTCAAATTGTACTTCTGGTGCATCGTCGTTCTCGGCTACCAGTACATTTACAACAACAAGCGGTAATGGTGGTTCATTGAATTACTGTGCTTCAAATGGAAATAACGATACTTATTTCTGGATTGACAATGTCTCTTTTGGTGGCTTAAATAATAGTACTAATAAAGATGCTGGTTATGGTGATTATACAAGTCTATCTCCAGGAACTTTAACAAGAGGGGCTAGCGAAACCATAGATTTTAGTGCAGGATTCAGAGGAACGAGATATACTGTATATTGGTCAATATGGATTGATTACAATCAAGATGGAGATTTTGAAGATGCTAATGAGCTGTTTGTTCAAGGTTCTTCAAGTAGTGCAGGCAATTTAACGTCAACGCAGACAATACCAGCTACAGCGGTTCTTGGAACGACAAGGATGAGAGTGGCAATGAAGTACGGAGCAGTTTCCACACCATGTGAATCGTTTACGTATGGAGAGGTAGAAGATTATAGTGTAACCATTACTTCTGGAAGTACAATTAATGCTCCATTGGTATCCATAGGCCGAAAGTCTGTAGAAACTTTAGAAAGTGAATTGATGGTCCGAGACTTTAGTATTTATCCAAACCCAGCATCGTCGATGCTAACTATTAATGCGAGTTCATTTGTAGGGAATGGCATAATGAATATTTACAGTATAAACGGGAAAAATATTCTTACGATCCCTGTTACGGAGTCAAATACAAGATTACCACTTCAACAATTAAAGAAGGGGATGTACTTGATCAAAATAAACAATGAACTTGAATCACAAACGAAGAAGTTTATTGTAGAATAACTGTCCTATAATGTTAGTAATTAGAAGATAATCAATAATATAGTGAAGCTACTCTAAGATTCTTGGAGTAGCTTTTTTTAATTAGGGTCAACATCAATCGTTACCCATACTCTTTTGAAGTTCTTTTCCTCTTTAAGTTGAAGAATGGCATGGTGTATATAATTCTTCGCTTTTTTAAGGTCAAAATTCTCTCTTTCCAATTTGATGAGAATTTCAGAAAGGAAATAGTTTCTAATCTTGTTAATATTAGGCTCTTGAGGTCCTAAGATCCGTTTTCTACCTAACCAGTTGACTAAACGGTTGCCTAACCATTGTGCAGATTCTTTAGTGAGTTCCTGTTTTTCACTCCTTATAGTTAATTTAATAAGTCGAGTGAATGGAGGGTAATGATATTGTTGTCGTTCTGCTATTTCTTTTCGGTAGAAATTACGGTAATCATGCCTCGCTACTTTAGCAAATAAGGTTTCATTTGGAGTGGTTGTTTGTAATATTACTGTTCCCTTTTCACCTCTTCGTCCAGCTCTACCACTCACCTGGGTTAGAAGTTGAAAAGCACGTTCATGTGCTCTGAAATCTGGGAAATACAATAAGCGATCTGCATCTAATATTCCTACTACTCTTACATTACTAAAGTCTAAACCTTTAGTCACCATTTGTGTACCTACTAAGACATCGATATGACCGTGTTCGAAGTCTATCAGAATTTGTTCATAACTATGTTTTCGTCTAGTGGTGTCTAAATCCAGACGGCCAACTCTTAAATCAGTGAGGTAATCTTTCAGTCCTTCTTCTACTTTTTGTGTTCCTAATCCGACAGTTTTAATTTCTGTACTACCACAGGAAACGCAAGTATTTGGTACATGTTCTTTATGACCGCAGTAATGGCATCTCAATTCATTTTTATAGATATGATATGTGAGATTTACATTACAACTTGGGCAAGTGGGAACCCAACTACATACATTACAAGTAACATAAGGGGAATAACCTCTTCTGTTTTGAAAAAGGATTGCCTGATGTCCTTCTTCGGTCGTTTGATGTAAAGTCTGAAGAAGATCATCAGAAAAATCGTCCTTCATCTTCTTTTGCTTTCTTTTAGACTTTATATCGATAATTTTAATTTCTGGTAGCTGAGCATCACCATACCTTTCGCTTAATCCTGCGTAGGCATATTTTTGTTTGGCAGCAAGATAAAAGCTCTCTAGAGATGGAGTAGCAGAACCTAAAACTACTTTTGCATGATGAAAATGAGCCAAAACTAAAGCTAAATCACGTCCTTGATATCTTGGGGCAGGGTCATGTGCTTTATAGGATGAATCATGTTCTTCATCGACAATAATTAAGGAAAGATCTGAAAACGGTAAGAATAAAGAAGATCGTGTACCAACGACTACTTGAAAACGTCCTTCTTGAACACCTTTCCAAGTTTCAACTCTTTCATTATCCGAAAATTTTGAATGATAAATACCAAGTACATCACCAAAATATACTTTTAGTCTTCTTACTAATTGAGAGGTTAAAGCAATTTCTGGAATCATAAAAAGGGCTTGTTCTCCATTCTGGATTACCCCTTGTATTAATTGTAAATAGATTTCAGTTTTGCCACTTCCTGTCACTCCATGTAGAAGACAAACATTTTTTTCTTCTAGCCCTTTTATTGTTTTATGTAAGCATTCATTTTGTGCATCAGATAATTGTGGAGTGGGTTGCATCTTATCTGAAGCTGTTAATTCATAGCGAGGTATTTGACGTTCAAACTCTTCAAAAATGCCATTTTTTGTCATTGTACCCACAGAACTTGGAGATAATGCTCTTCCACTGTGGATAAAGTCTTTTTTTGCTACACCATGGTAGTTGCTTAAATGATCTTCATGTACAGGTACTAGCGTAAGGTATTTAAGCAACGCATCTTCTTGTTTCGCTTTCTTGCCAAGTTGTTCGAAAAGTTGATCCAAAGACTCTGGGTTTTCTGCGTATTGTTCAGTTAATCGAATACGCTTTTCCATCTTGGGCTTATACTTTTCTTTTATCTGCTCAATTAACAGAATTGCTTCTTTGGCAATAAGGTCTTTAATGGTTTTATATGGACTCTTTAGCTGGATGATATTCCCTACCTGAGTATATGGAATAGTCTGTTCCTTTTCTAAATGAGACAGTAAAGTAAACTCCCGATCATTTAGTATTTCAAGATTTTCTTGAATAATAAAATGTGGATGTAATTGTATATATGATTGACTACTGAGTTTTAACCCTGAAGGTAATGCTACATTTAATACTTCACCAATAGTACACATATAGTAATCAGCGATCCATTTCCAAAGTTTTATTTGTGATGGGTTTACACTGGGTTCTACTTCCAATACCTCTAAAATAGGTTTGGGTTCGTACTTATCAGGATGTTTATCATGAATTTCAGAAACAATACCCGTATACATTTTTCTGTTTCCAAACTCAACCAGTACCCTGTGACCAACCACTATAGCCACATCCATCATTGGTGGGATACTATAGCAGAAACTTTTTGGTATAGGAACAGGAAGAATTACTTCAGCAAACTTCATATATAATGGTATTGACTAAAAATCGTAAAGAGATAGAAAAAGTGTAATACTAATTATTACAGTCTTTTTCTTGGTGTTGTTGCTTGGAACTCTTTTAGGTATTCAGGTTCCCAGTAGGCAACATCTTTGAATTCATCTTTCTGGAAACTTTCTAGTGCCAGTTCTCCTATATATTGTGCAGAAGGAACGATGTTCTTAATAATTTTGGATGGTTTGCTAGCCAATAACTCTTGACATTTATCTGCTCCATTTCCAAAATATACTAGTCTACCAGAAATATCACTTAAACTATTTTCATCCATGATCATTGGCTGAGGGGCAAGAATCTCTTTCATATCAGCTGTAAATAATGCTGTGTAGACTTCCATTCTTCTTGCATCAATCATAGGACAAATATTATCCTCCGATTCTGCATAATAAGAAACTTGCAAGGCCATAGAAGCCAATGTACTTACTCCAATAAGTGGTATGTCTAAAGTATAGCATAATCCTTTTGCAGTAGCAGCTCCAATTCGAAGACCAGTATAAGAACCAGGTCCTTCTGAAACAGCAACAGCTTTTAAATCAGTCATTGCAATACCTGCGTTGTCAGTAATATTTTTGATCATTACAGAAAGGTATTCTGAGTGTGACTTATCAATATGCTGCTCATAATAAGACAACAATTCACCTTCTAATGTATGTAATGCTACTGAACAAACAGTAGTGGAGGTATCAATGCTTAAAATCATGGATGATTTAAGATTTAAAATTTATGATATAAGAGATCTCGACATCTCTAGGAATAGTACTGCAAAAGTAAAAATACTATTTCAGTTTGATCTTATCGGTTAACAAATAATTTGACACCCCAATACAACACGGTAAATTATAATGGAGATAGGGGGTACAAACCTTGTTTACTGATACTTATTTATTCAATAACTTTTGCATTAATAAATATAGGATCTAATGGCCATTCACCTTCAGTAGGAACAGCACAAATCTTATCTACTACATCCATTCCTTCTATTACTTCACCAAAAACAGTGTGTTGACCGTCTAAATGTGGATCGCCACCTATTGTTCTATAGATATTTTTTTGCTCCTCTGTATATTCTAGACCATTTTCCTGTTCAGATGCTTGCAAGTCGCCTTCTGTTACCTCTCTTCCTTGAACAATAAAGAAATCGAAAGGTGTAGATTGTCGAGTAGGGTTGTTTTTATAAGCTCTAGCAGCTGAAAGTGCACCTCTCTTATGAAAAAAGCGTCTTGGATCAATTTCATTTGGAACATGATACTTCCCGACCTTTCTTTTCTTTACTCTAAAATCAGGTTCGTCAGAGTCTCCACCTTGAGCAATGAAATTAGGTACAACTCTATAAAATTGAGAATCGTTAAAGTACCCTTTCTTTGTTAGCAAGATAAAAGAGGCTCTGTGTTTCCATGTTTCTTTATAAAGCTTAAGCTTAATATTACCGTATTTGGTTTCGATCAATACAATTGTTTCTTGGTTTTCAGGACCATACCAGTCCAATACTTTCATAATATTGGTGTCATCTAACTTCGGTATTGTTCTGTTGACTTTAGTTTTCTTTTCGTACTCCTGTTTAGTGTATTTATTACTATTATTTTCGTTACAAGAATATGCAATAAAACCAAGAATAAGTATGAATAATTTGAGTTTGAAATTTCTTAACATTGGCTGTCTGTATTAAAAAAGTTTACTCAAATGTATAGAATCGCAGAAAAATAACAATTCTTGAGGCGTGTATATTTTGTTTATAACGAATTTTTAGATTCTATGTAACATTGAGTTAACAGAAAACCTTTTTTAATTAACACCAAGTTTAAGATTTCTAAAATAATACAACATAGACCACTCCTACATTTGCAACGTGATTTGGTTAACACAGTTTTAGTATTTAAGAATTTAAACAAACAATGAAACAATTTTTCATTTCATTTACGCTAATTATTCTTTCAATCTCAGCCTTTGCTCAGAAGGGGCTTATCAAGGGTAACGTAAAAGACGCAGATACAGGTGAAGATGTAATCGGTGCGAGTGTTTCTTTATCAGGAACAACAACTGGTGCATCAACTGATATTTTTGGTAACTTCCAATTTAACGCTCCTGTAGGTAATTATACTTTAGTAGCTTCATTTATCGGTTACAAAAAAACAACTCAAGAAATTTCAGTAGTAGAAGGAGAAGAAGTTGTAGTTAACTTTTCTCTTCCTTTAGATGCACAAGAGCTTGAGGCTGTTGAAATCGTAGCGAAAGCAAATACAGAATCAGCAGGTGCTTTGATGGTAGAGCGTCAGAATTCTGATGTAATGATCCAAGCAATTGGTGCTGAAGAGATGTCAGT from Flammeovirga agarivorans harbors:
- the tsaB gene encoding tRNA (adenosine(37)-N6)-threonylcarbamoyltransferase complex dimerization subunit type 1 TsaB, producing the protein MILSIDTSTTVCSVALHTLEGELLSYYEQHIDKSHSEYLSVMIKNITDNAGIAMTDLKAVAVSEGPGSYTGLRIGAATAKGLCYTLDIPLIGVSTLASMALQVSYYAESEDNICPMIDARRMEVYTALFTADMKEILAPQPMIMDENSLSDISGRLVYFGNGADKCQELLASKPSKIIKNIVPSAQYIGELALESFQKDEFKDVAYWEPEYLKEFQATTPRKRL
- the priA gene encoding replication restart helicase PriA; its protein translation is MKFAEVILPVPIPKSFCYSIPPMMDVAIVVGHRVLVEFGNRKMYTGIVSEIHDKHPDKYEPKPILEVLEVEPSVNPSQIKLWKWIADYYMCTIGEVLNVALPSGLKLSSQSYIQLHPHFIIQENLEILNDREFTLLSHLEKEQTIPYTQVGNIIQLKSPYKTIKDLIAKEAILLIEQIKEKYKPKMEKRIRLTEQYAENPESLDQLFEQLGKKAKQEDALLKYLTLVPVHEDHLSNYHGVAKKDFIHSGRALSPSSVGTMTKNGIFEEFERQIPRYELTASDKMQPTPQLSDAQNECLHKTIKGLEEKNVCLLHGVTGSGKTEIYLQLIQGVIQNGEQALFMIPEIALTSQLVRRLKVYFGDVLGIYHSKFSDNERVETWKGVQEGRFQVVVGTRSSLFLPFSDLSLIIVDEEHDSSYKAHDPAPRYQGRDLALVLAHFHHAKVVLGSATPSLESFYLAAKQKYAYAGLSERYGDAQLPEIKIIDIKSKRKQKKMKDDFSDDLLQTLHQTTEEGHQAILFQNRRGYSPYVTCNVCSWVPTCPSCNVNLTYHIYKNELRCHYCGHKEHVPNTCVSCGSTEIKTVGLGTQKVEEGLKDYLTDLRVGRLDLDTTRRKHSYEQILIDFEHGHIDVLVGTQMVTKGLDFSNVRVVGILDADRLLYFPDFRAHERAFQLLTQVSGRAGRRGEKGTVILQTTTPNETLFAKVARHDYRNFYRKEIAERQQYHYPPFTRLIKLTIRSEKQELTKESAQWLGNRLVNWLGRKRILGPQEPNINKIRNYFLSEILIKLERENFDLKKAKNYIHHAILQLKEEKNFKRVWVTIDVDPN
- a CDS encoding peptidylprolyl isomerase, which encodes MLRNFKLKLFILILGFIAYSCNENNSNKYTKQEYEKKTKVNRTIPKLDDTNIMKVLDWYGPENQETIVLIETKYGNIKLKLYKETWKHRASFILLTKKGYFNDSQFYRVVPNFIAQGGDSDEPDFRVKKRKVGKYHVPNEIDPRRFFHKRGALSAARAYKNNPTRQSTPFDFFIVQGREVTEGDLQASEQENGLEYTEEQKNIYRTIGGDPHLDGQHTVFGEVIEGMDVVDKICAVPTEGEWPLDPIFINAKVIE
- a CDS encoding sulfite exporter TauE/SafE family protein; translated protein: MNELYITALGMGFAGSFHCLGMCGPIALAIQGGKSQGPQQVFDRLLYNFGRATTYTLLGGFAGLLGQGLSWLVGYQVYLTAFLGVMMLAFGIFAVNPDKLLSFIPFLGGWFQFVRKQLGKFLRNAKWYNFFSIGIMNGFLPCGLVYMAMIAALSTSSISEGMSYMFMFGLGTIPMMFAVAVAGQFIETKVRNQVRRIYPVLFLAMGGLLLLRAYNIHQSSQQMADKPMEEVEMKCH
- a CDS encoding cysteine-rich CWC family protein; this encodes MPKHEIKTCQRCQKNFECKVGNITQCQCYEVKMTYEETQRMHQEYEECLCAACMLELQIQYRKEELVDK
- a CDS encoding M4 family metallopeptidase, with amino-acid sequence MKTQLLSVILIGIITVSSYAQELISFDQSNGRKTISLQQTENVLRQKLQLKTATSFRQVDTKVDALGISHRRFQEFYQNVKVEYGGYTLNFKGEKPLSIVHHVTSIALETIEPSISEEEALSLAIKNVGASKYMWQMPNQEQMAKKMTNGKLATFYPKGELVIVPNYEATDRETRLKPVLAYKFDIYAEEPVSRSYIYVDVKTGDIVHINPIIKHAEANGSLSTRYSGSRASKTDSYNGSYRLRDYTRGNGIETYDMNTGTNYNSAVDFTDNDNNWSSSEWNNSQKDNAALDAHWGAQMTYDYFIASHNRNSWDGNGATIKSYVHYDKAYDNAFWNGSVMTYGDGSDTYFDALTSLDVAAHEIGHAICETTANLVYQRESGALNEGFSDIWAACVEQYAAPEKDIWLIGEDIERRSTSQALRSMSDPNSEGQPDTYGGSYWKNPNCGTPTQSNDYCGVHTNSGVLNHWFYILTVGKTGSNDIGSSYSVSAIGIEKAAKIAYRTEAVYLSSTSTFADARTFSIQSAIDLYGSGSNEVVQTTNAWYAVGVGSEYGTIAYCASKGNDASYEWIANVTVADLVNTTGTNGGYNDFSSSKSVSLAAGNSYNVSLSPGFSNSSYDEYWKIWIDFNEDGDFEDANELVFDAGSLSSTTVTGSITIPASVGPASTKMRVSMKYNASQTVCETFDYGEVEDYAVEITTGSPLVCDVPSNVSVNNTTSTTTDISWSAVSAANDYTLRIRESGGTWSQYTATSETATLTGLSASTNYEVQVSSNCTSGASSFSATSTFTTTSGNGGSLNYCASNGNNDTYFWIDNVSFGGLNNSTNKDAGYGDYTSLSPGTLTRGASETIDFSAGFRGTRYTVYWSIWIDYNQDGDFEDANELFVQGSSSSAGNLTSTQTIPATAVLGTTRMRVAMKYGAVSTPCESFTYGEVEDYSVTITSGSTINAPLVSIGRKSVETLESELMVRDFSIYPNPASSMLTINASSFVGNGIMNIYSINGKNILTIPVTESNTRLPLQQLKKGMYLIKINNELESQTKKFIVE